From the genome of Streptacidiphilus rugosus AM-16, one region includes:
- a CDS encoding HAD-IA family hydrolase — MADLAFDAVLCDLDGVVRFYRDEEIARLEREAGIEPGATARIAFAPEQDLPLLLGRISREEWADSIAAVLRERMTGPESGRPARELARAFAYAPSWADAEAVALLRRARERVPVLLVTNATVWLDEDLACLGLDDLADHVVNSSVVGVAKPDEAIYRLAARRAGAAPERCLFVDDSEVNVEAARTLGMTAVLHRETADLRRALEPILRAADRADRPGR; from the coding sequence ATGGCTGACCTTGCATTCGATGCGGTGCTCTGTGATCTCGACGGCGTGGTCCGGTTCTACCGGGATGAGGAGATCGCCCGCCTGGAGCGCGAGGCCGGGATCGAGCCGGGCGCCACGGCCCGGATCGCGTTCGCGCCGGAGCAGGACCTGCCCTTGCTCCTGGGGCGGATCAGCCGCGAGGAGTGGGCAGACTCCATCGCGGCCGTGCTCCGGGAACGGATGACGGGGCCGGAGAGCGGGCGACCGGCGCGGGAGTTGGCGCGCGCTTTCGCGTATGCGCCGTCCTGGGCCGACGCGGAGGCTGTCGCGCTGCTGCGGCGGGCGCGAGAGCGCGTGCCCGTGCTACTGGTCACCAACGCGACCGTCTGGCTGGACGAGGATCTGGCGTGCCTGGGCCTCGACGATCTGGCCGACCACGTCGTCAACAGCTCGGTCGTCGGCGTCGCCAAGCCTGACGAGGCCATCTACCGCCTCGCCGCCCGCCGGGCCGGGGCGGCACCCGAACGCTGCCTGTTCGTGGACGACTCCGAGGTGAACGTAGAGGCGGCGAGGACGCTCGGGATGACGGCGGTGCTGCACCGCGAGACCGCGGACCTGCGGCGCGCGCTCGAGCCGATCCTCCGAGCTGCGGATCGCGCCGATCGGCCCGGCCGCTGA